In Tachypleus tridentatus isolate NWPU-2018 chromosome 7, ASM421037v1, whole genome shotgun sequence, a genomic segment contains:
- the LOC143255565 gene encoding CAP-Gly domain-containing linker protein 2-like isoform X1 — MPAYTEGSTGASKLIAENGSLSTEDFIIGDRVWVNGTKSGYIQYIGETQFSHGDWAGVVLDDPVGKHDGCVGGVRYFQCDPTKGIFVRPYKLTRFPTSPSTNGCKKTKSTSSSPEMKVTKSRVLPSPGKGGSPGNCSITTTTTCGGNGFLRVGDRVVVNSLNGTKTGTLRYLGSTDFATGQWAGVELDEPTGRNDGSVAGKRYFSCKMDFGLFAPVHKVARVARTSTTKVTRVTTLEPVFSPVVRQSLSPDSLNNSFNEKILKI; from the exons CAGAAAACGGTTCACTATCGACCGAGGACTTCATCATAGGCGATCGAGTATGGGTGAATGGCACAAAATCTGGATACATCCAATATATCGGGGAAACGCAGTTCTCCCACGGAGACTGGGCAGGCGTGGTGCTGGACGATCCAGTAGGAAAGCATGACGGTTGTGTTGGGGGTGTTCGATACTTCCAGTGTGATCCTACGAAAGGAATCTTTGTTCGTCCTTATAAACTCACTCGTTTCCCGACGTCCCCTAGCACCAACGGTTGCAAAAAAACCAAGTCCACCTCTTCTTCTCCTGAAATGAAAGTGACCAAATCCCGCGTACTCCCTTCCCCTGGGAAGGGAGGATCACCCGGTAATTGTTcaatcaccaccaccaccacatgCGGTGGTAACGGATTTCTTAGGGTCGGTGACCGGGTTGTTGTCAACTCTCTCAATGGAACCAAGACGGGCACATTGCGTTATCTTGGCAGCACTGATTTCGCTACTGGACAGTGGGCTGGGGTAGAACTAGATGAGCCCACAGGACGGAACGATGGATCCGTGGCAGGAAAACG GTACTTCAGTTGTAAGATGGATTTTGGTCTGTTTGCCCCAGTGCACAAGGTAGCCCGAGTTGCCAGGACTTCAACTACAAAGGTTACCCGAGTCACCACTCTTGAACCAGTCTTTTCACCAGTAGTTCGTCAGTCACTGAGCCCGGACTCTTTAAACAACTCTTTTAATGAGAAG attctCAAGATTTGA
- the LOC143255565 gene encoding CAP-Gly domain-containing linker protein 2-like isoform X2, whose amino-acid sequence MPAYTEGSTGASKLIENGSLSTEDFIIGDRVWVNGTKSGYIQYIGETQFSHGDWAGVVLDDPVGKHDGCVGGVRYFQCDPTKGIFVRPYKLTRFPTSPSTNGCKKTKSTSSSPEMKVTKSRVLPSPGKGGSPGNCSITTTTTCGGNGFLRVGDRVVVNSLNGTKTGTLRYLGSTDFATGQWAGVELDEPTGRNDGSVAGKRYFSCKMDFGLFAPVHKVARVARTSTTKVTRVTTLEPVFSPVVRQSLSPDSLNNSFNEKILKI is encoded by the exons AAAACGGTTCACTATCGACCGAGGACTTCATCATAGGCGATCGAGTATGGGTGAATGGCACAAAATCTGGATACATCCAATATATCGGGGAAACGCAGTTCTCCCACGGAGACTGGGCAGGCGTGGTGCTGGACGATCCAGTAGGAAAGCATGACGGTTGTGTTGGGGGTGTTCGATACTTCCAGTGTGATCCTACGAAAGGAATCTTTGTTCGTCCTTATAAACTCACTCGTTTCCCGACGTCCCCTAGCACCAACGGTTGCAAAAAAACCAAGTCCACCTCTTCTTCTCCTGAAATGAAAGTGACCAAATCCCGCGTACTCCCTTCCCCTGGGAAGGGAGGATCACCCGGTAATTGTTcaatcaccaccaccaccacatgCGGTGGTAACGGATTTCTTAGGGTCGGTGACCGGGTTGTTGTCAACTCTCTCAATGGAACCAAGACGGGCACATTGCGTTATCTTGGCAGCACTGATTTCGCTACTGGACAGTGGGCTGGGGTAGAACTAGATGAGCCCACAGGACGGAACGATGGATCCGTGGCAGGAAAACG GTACTTCAGTTGTAAGATGGATTTTGGTCTGTTTGCCCCAGTGCACAAGGTAGCCCGAGTTGCCAGGACTTCAACTACAAAGGTTACCCGAGTCACCACTCTTGAACCAGTCTTTTCACCAGTAGTTCGTCAGTCACTGAGCCCGGACTCTTTAAACAACTCTTTTAATGAGAAG attctCAAGATTTGA